In Amycolatopsis endophytica, the following are encoded in one genomic region:
- the rpsR gene encoding 30S ribosomal protein S18, whose amino-acid sequence MAKPPIRKPKKKVCVFCKAEQKGHPELIDYKDTNMLRKYISDRGKIRARRVTGNCSQHQRDIATAVKNSREMALLPYTSTAR is encoded by the coding sequence GTGGCCAAGCCACCGATTCGCAAGCCGAAGAAGAAGGTCTGTGTGTTCTGCAAGGCCGAGCAGAAGGGCCACCCGGAACTCATCGACTACAAGGACACGAACATGCTGCGGAAGTACATTTCCGACCGCGGCAAGATCCGTGCCCGCCGGGTGACCGGCAACTGCAGCCAGCACCAGCGCGACATCGCCACCGCGGTCAAGAACTCCCGCGAGATGGCGCTGCTGCCCTACACCTCGACCGCGCGCTGA
- a CDS encoding single-stranded DNA-binding protein gives MAGDTIITVVGNLTSDPELRFTPSGAAVANFTVASTPRTFDRQTGEWKDGEALFLRCNIWRQAAENVAESLTRGARVVVQGRLKQRSFETKEGEKRTVVELEVDEIGPSLRYATAKVNKVSRGSGGGGGYSGGGGGGGYGSGGGGGAPADDPWGSAPPAGDSGGFADEPPF, from the coding sequence ATGGCTGGAGACACCATCATCACGGTGGTCGGCAACCTCACGTCCGACCCCGAGCTGCGGTTCACCCCGTCCGGCGCCGCCGTCGCGAACTTCACCGTGGCGTCCACGCCGCGCACCTTCGACCGCCAGACCGGCGAGTGGAAGGACGGCGAGGCGCTGTTCCTGCGCTGCAACATCTGGCGGCAGGCGGCGGAGAACGTCGCGGAGAGCCTCACGCGCGGTGCCCGCGTGGTCGTGCAGGGCCGCCTCAAGCAGCGGTCGTTCGAAACCAAGGAAGGCGAGAAGCGGACCGTCGTCGAGCTCGAGGTCGACGAGATCGGTCCGTCGCTGCGCTACGCCACCGCGAAGGTCAACAAGGTCAGCCGCGGCAGCGGCGGCGGCGGGGGCTACAGCGGCGGAGGCGGTGGCGGCGGCTACGGCAGCGGTGGCGGCGGGGGTGCCCCCGCCGACGACCCGTGGGGTTCCGCCCCGCCGGCGGGCGACAGCGGCGGTTTCGCCGACGAGCCCCCCTTCTGA
- a CDS encoding inositol-3-phosphate synthase → MGDNSGRVRVAIVGVGNCAASLVQGVHYYRDADPASRVPGLMHVRFGQYHVGDVDFVTAFDVDAKKVGQDLSEAILASENNTIKITDVPPLGVPVLRGPTMDGLGRFYQETIEESDQEPVDVVAALREAEVDVLVSYLPVGSDEAQKFYAQCAIDAGVAFVNAIPVFIASNPEWAQKFTDAGVPIVGDDIKSQVGATITHRVMAKLFEDRGVQLDRTMQLNVGGNMDFKNMKELERLESKKVSKTQAVTSQIDRDLGKANVHVGPSDYVQWLDDRKWAYVRLEGRAFGDVPLNLEYKLEVWDSPNSAGIIIDAVRAAKIALDRGIGGPLLSASSYFMKSPPEQYDDSTARDSVEKFITGDVER, encoded by the coding sequence ATGGGCGACAACAGCGGCCGCGTACGGGTGGCCATCGTTGGCGTCGGGAACTGTGCGGCGTCGCTGGTGCAGGGGGTGCACTACTACCGCGACGCCGACCCGGCTTCCCGGGTGCCCGGCCTCATGCACGTGCGGTTCGGCCAGTACCACGTCGGTGACGTGGACTTCGTGACCGCGTTCGACGTGGACGCGAAGAAGGTCGGCCAGGACCTGTCGGAAGCGATCCTCGCCAGCGAGAACAACACCATCAAGATCACCGACGTGCCGCCGCTGGGCGTGCCGGTGCTGCGCGGTCCCACCATGGACGGTCTCGGCCGCTTCTACCAGGAGACCATCGAGGAGTCCGACCAGGAGCCGGTGGACGTCGTCGCCGCGCTGCGCGAGGCCGAGGTCGACGTGCTGGTCTCGTACCTGCCGGTCGGATCGGACGAGGCGCAGAAGTTCTACGCGCAGTGCGCGATCGACGCGGGTGTGGCGTTCGTCAACGCGATCCCGGTCTTCATCGCCTCGAACCCGGAGTGGGCCCAGAAGTTCACCGACGCGGGCGTCCCGATCGTCGGTGACGACATCAAGTCCCAGGTCGGCGCCACCATCACCCACCGCGTGATGGCGAAGCTGTTCGAGGACCGCGGGGTCCAGCTCGACCGCACCATGCAGCTGAACGTGGGCGGCAACATGGACTTCAAGAACATGAAGGAACTGGAGCGCCTGGAGTCCAAGAAGGTCTCCAAGACCCAGGCCGTCACGTCGCAGATCGACCGCGACCTCGGCAAGGCCAACGTCCACGTGGGCCCGTCGGACTACGTGCAGTGGCTGGACGACCGCAAGTGGGCCTACGTCCGCCTCGAAGGCCGCGCCTTCGGTGACGTGCCGCTGAACCTGGAGTACAAGCTCGAGGTGTGGGACTCGCCGAACTCGGCGGGCATCATCATCGACGCGGTGCGTGCCGCGAAGATCGCACTCGACCGCGGCATCGGCGGCCCGCTGCTGTCGGCGTCCTCCTACTTCATGAAGTCGCCGCCGGAGCAGTACGACGACTCGACCGCGCGGGACTCGGTGGAGAAGTTCATCACCGGCGACGTCGAGCGCTGA
- the rpsF gene encoding 30S ribosomal protein S6: MSRHYEVMVILDPTLDERKVAPTLDTFLNVIRTSGGSVEKVDVWGRRRLSYEIKKHAEGIYAVLDLNSEPDAVKELDRQLSLQETVLRTKVTRKPVPRKAAKVAAAKV, encoded by the coding sequence GTGTCGCGCCATTACGAGGTAATGGTCATCCTCGACCCCACGCTCGACGAGCGTAAGGTCGCCCCGACCCTGGACACCTTCCTCAACGTGATCCGCACTTCGGGCGGCAGCGTGGAGAAGGTCGACGTGTGGGGCCGTCGCCGGCTCTCCTACGAGATCAAGAAGCACGCCGAGGGCATCTACGCGGTGCTCGACCTCAACAGCGAGCCGGACGCGGTCAAGGAGCTCGACCGCCAGCTGTCGCTGCAGGAGACCGTGCTCCGCACCAAGGTCACGCGCAAGCCGGTCCCGCGCAAGGCCGCCAAGGTCGCCGCGGCGAAGGTCTGA
- a CDS encoding glycosyltransferase family 87 protein, which translates to MSSPTDETTPDDPAPASLDAGERVAPTRSDPLVAAASRPLGGPVGDHAAVGRHWFWTPQRVGLALAALALMLCWFGKASCIQQYVDESGQAQLDWRSGRPYVAMCYSDVVPLYSAERLDQPGTFPYATSWVDNPGTPNAQTRYMEYPVLTGLFQWVNAKLTEGWSAVADAGWLPGGLPVAIYFDITAFWLAVAWLVTVWAVGRTARRRPWDACLAAISPLVLVHAFTNFDTVATAFAATGLLAWSRRRPAVAGLLLGLGAAAKLYPLFLLGPLLVLCIRAGKLREWATTAGVTAGTWLAVNLPIALTFNAGWQEFFRLNAQRGMDPDSVYNVLSYFTGWTGFDGTLQPGQTPTWLNVVTGVLFLVCCAGIAYVGLSAPVRPRLAQLGFLVVAAFLLTNKVWSPQYSLWLVPLAVLAIPRWRLLLGWMLLDALVWVPRMFYYLGTDHKGLPPDWFLGFVAVRDLAVLGLCVLVLREIYRPADDLVRRTGDDDPAGGVLDRARDVVTVRRRRARHAVA; encoded by the coding sequence GTGTCCAGCCCGACCGACGAGACCACCCCGGACGATCCCGCGCCGGCGTCACTCGACGCCGGCGAACGGGTCGCGCCGACCCGGAGCGATCCGCTGGTGGCCGCCGCGAGCAGACCACTCGGCGGGCCGGTGGGCGATCACGCGGCGGTGGGGCGGCACTGGTTCTGGACACCGCAGCGGGTCGGGCTGGCGCTGGCCGCGCTGGCGCTGATGCTGTGCTGGTTCGGCAAGGCCAGCTGCATCCAGCAGTACGTCGACGAGAGCGGGCAGGCCCAGCTGGACTGGCGGTCCGGGCGGCCCTACGTCGCGATGTGCTACTCCGACGTCGTCCCGCTCTACAGCGCCGAGCGACTGGACCAGCCGGGCACGTTCCCGTACGCGACGAGCTGGGTGGACAACCCCGGCACACCCAACGCGCAGACCCGCTACATGGAGTACCCGGTACTGACCGGCCTGTTCCAGTGGGTCAACGCGAAACTCACCGAGGGCTGGTCGGCGGTCGCCGACGCGGGCTGGCTACCCGGCGGCCTTCCGGTGGCGATCTACTTCGACATCACCGCGTTCTGGCTGGCGGTGGCGTGGCTGGTGACCGTGTGGGCGGTGGGCCGGACCGCGAGGCGCAGGCCGTGGGACGCGTGCCTCGCGGCGATCTCACCGCTGGTGCTGGTGCATGCGTTCACCAACTTCGACACCGTCGCCACGGCGTTCGCGGCGACCGGCCTGCTGGCCTGGTCCCGGCGCAGACCGGCCGTCGCCGGGCTGCTGCTCGGCCTCGGCGCGGCAGCGAAGCTGTACCCGCTGTTCCTGCTCGGGCCGCTGCTCGTCCTGTGCATCAGAGCGGGGAAGCTGCGCGAGTGGGCGACCACGGCCGGCGTGACGGCAGGCACCTGGCTGGCGGTCAACCTGCCGATCGCGCTGACGTTCAACGCGGGCTGGCAGGAGTTCTTCCGGCTCAACGCGCAACGCGGCATGGACCCGGACTCGGTCTACAACGTCCTTTCCTACTTCACCGGCTGGACCGGGTTCGACGGGACGCTCCAACCGGGACAGACACCGACCTGGTTGAACGTCGTCACCGGCGTGCTGTTCCTGGTGTGCTGCGCCGGGATCGCCTACGTCGGCCTGTCCGCGCCGGTGCGGCCGCGGCTGGCCCAGCTGGGTTTCCTGGTGGTGGCGGCGTTCCTGCTGACCAACAAGGTGTGGAGCCCGCAGTACTCGCTGTGGCTGGTGCCGCTGGCGGTGCTGGCGATCCCGCGCTGGCGGCTGCTGCTGGGCTGGATGCTGCTCGACGCGCTGGTGTGGGTGCCGCGGATGTTCTACTACCTCGGCACCGACCACAAGGGGCTGCCACCGGACTGGTTCCTCGGGTTCGTCGCCGTGCGGGACCTGGCCGTGCTCGGGCTGTGCGTGCTGGTGTTGCGCGAGATCTACCGCCCCGCCGACGACCTGGTGCGCCGCACCGGCGACGACGACCCGGCGGGCGGCGTGCTGGACCGGGCGCGGGACGTCGTCACCGTGCGACGGCGGCGCGCCCGGCACGCGGTGGCCTGA
- a CDS encoding transglycosylase domain-containing protein — protein MRGGYRPPAGPAAAGAAAGAAGRRPVSGDSEPGLLTHAELHHGYGDDHRGYGDDRDDYDEQAGFNEFGPEDDDAEPEEGKKGKKAKAALTPKQRKKRRWKIIRRSLYALFGVFVVLPAIAFTIAYFLVDVPTPEEVLAQQSQVVTYYYSDGSVMGKDVPDGQNRQLLKPGQVPETVKHAVYAAEDATFETNNGFDISGILGAVYNNLTGGSGGGSTISQQYIKKATENEAPTLTRKATELVKSFKMNQTQSKEDIITAYLNIIYFGRGAYGIEAASHAYFNKTAAELNQSEAALLAGMIQGPGKSENAEYTTWRWNYVMDNLVKYNWLPQAERQAAQYPTPLPKDQTKPQAITGNNAFVQSQVEAELENAGYSKEKLVAGGYNIYTTIDPNAQRLAEKAVNDYMKDQPDTLKKALVAVDPKTRGVLAYYGGPNDETDYIDWANTARNPGSSFKTFDLVAFLKMGKGLGETFDGTTHRQFGVLPNGNPRYINNAGVSNSCSKECTVAEATMRSTNTVFFDMVANVTGPQAVADAAEEAGVRSLKTVDNNISLGGGSTAVTPLDMATGYATIADNGTYLDRHFVQKVTDSGGEVVYQPSANPKPAFAEGDANKSKQIAGNVTNALEPVIDFSKLKCPSGHECAGKTGTQQYDSSAGNGSGSEKDNSQVWMVGYTPSISVASWVGSDKNSPLRDKNGDAVSSTGLPAKIWQQFMNDYLKGKPSEKFPTVSPIGKNATAGDDASTTSRASSTKPSTTTSDTPPPNTPSTPETSETTPTTRTTRTGISIPEWPGGPGDDFGPTGTEDGG, from the coding sequence ATGCGCGGCGGTTACCGTCCGCCCGCCGGTCCCGCTGCCGCGGGTGCCGCGGCCGGTGCCGCGGGCCGACGTCCGGTGAGCGGCGACTCCGAGCCGGGCCTGCTGACCCACGCCGAGCTGCACCACGGCTACGGCGACGACCACCGCGGCTACGGCGACGACCGCGACGACTACGACGAGCAGGCCGGCTTCAACGAGTTCGGCCCCGAGGACGACGACGCCGAGCCCGAGGAGGGCAAGAAGGGGAAGAAGGCCAAGGCGGCGTTGACCCCGAAGCAGCGCAAGAAGCGCCGGTGGAAGATCATCCGGCGCTCGCTCTACGCCCTGTTCGGCGTGTTCGTCGTGCTGCCCGCGATCGCGTTCACCATCGCCTACTTCCTGGTCGACGTGCCGACGCCGGAGGAGGTGCTGGCGCAGCAGAGCCAGGTCGTCACCTACTACTACAGCGACGGTTCGGTCATGGGCAAGGACGTCCCGGACGGCCAGAACCGGCAGCTCCTCAAGCCGGGTCAGGTCCCGGAGACCGTCAAGCACGCGGTGTACGCGGCCGAGGACGCGACGTTCGAGACCAACAACGGCTTCGACATCTCGGGCATCCTCGGCGCCGTCTACAACAACCTGACCGGCGGCTCCGGCGGTGGTTCGACCATCTCCCAGCAGTACATCAAGAAGGCCACCGAGAACGAGGCGCCCACGCTCACCCGCAAGGCGACCGAGCTGGTCAAGTCGTTCAAGATGAACCAGACGCAGTCCAAAGAGGACATCATCACCGCGTACCTGAACATCATCTACTTCGGGCGCGGCGCCTACGGCATCGAGGCGGCCTCGCACGCGTACTTCAACAAGACCGCGGCCGAGCTGAACCAGTCCGAGGCCGCGCTGCTGGCCGGCATGATCCAGGGACCCGGCAAGTCGGAGAACGCCGAGTACACCACGTGGCGCTGGAACTACGTGATGGACAACCTGGTCAAGTACAACTGGCTGCCGCAGGCCGAGCGGCAGGCGGCGCAGTACCCGACCCCGCTGCCGAAGGACCAGACCAAGCCGCAGGCCATCACCGGCAACAACGCGTTCGTCCAGTCCCAGGTGGAGGCCGAACTGGAGAACGCGGGCTACTCCAAGGAGAAGCTGGTCGCGGGCGGCTACAACATCTACACGACCATCGATCCCAACGCGCAGAGACTGGCCGAGAAGGCCGTCAACGACTACATGAAGGACCAACCGGACACGCTCAAGAAGGCGCTGGTCGCGGTCGATCCGAAGACCAGGGGCGTCCTCGCCTACTACGGCGGTCCGAACGACGAGACGGACTACATCGACTGGGCGAACACCGCACGCAACCCCGGTTCCTCGTTCAAGACGTTCGACCTCGTCGCCTTCCTGAAGATGGGCAAGGGCCTCGGCGAGACGTTCGACGGCACCACCCACCGCCAGTTCGGCGTGCTGCCCAACGGCAATCCGCGCTACATCAACAACGCGGGTGTGTCCAACAGCTGCTCCAAGGAGTGCACGGTCGCGGAAGCCACGATGCGCTCGACCAACACCGTGTTCTTCGACATGGTCGCCAACGTGACCGGCCCGCAGGCGGTGGCCGACGCGGCCGAGGAGGCCGGTGTCCGGTCGTTGAAGACGGTCGACAACAACATCTCGCTCGGTGGTGGCTCCACCGCCGTGACGCCGCTGGACATGGCCACCGGGTACGCGACCATCGCGGACAACGGGACCTACCTGGACCGGCACTTCGTGCAGAAGGTCACCGACTCCGGTGGCGAGGTCGTGTACCAGCCGTCGGCCAATCCGAAACCGGCCTTCGCCGAGGGTGACGCGAACAAGAGCAAGCAGATCGCGGGCAACGTGACGAACGCGCTCGAACCGGTGATCGACTTCTCGAAGTTGAAGTGCCCCTCCGGCCACGAGTGCGCCGGAAAGACCGGTACGCAGCAGTACGACTCCAGCGCGGGCAACGGCAGCGGGTCCGAGAAGGACAACTCGCAGGTGTGGATGGTCGGCTACACGCCGTCGATCTCCGTCGCGTCCTGGGTCGGCAGTGACAAGAACAGCCCGCTGCGCGACAAGAACGGCGACGCGGTCTCCTCGACCGGTCTGCCCGCCAAGATCTGGCAGCAGTTCATGAACGACTACCTCAAGGGCAAGCCGAGCGAGAAGTTCCCGACGGTGTCGCCGATCGGCAAGAACGCGACCGCCGGTGACGACGCGTCGACCACCTCCAGGGCGTCGAGCACGAAACCGTCCACGACGACCTCGGACACGCCGCCGCCGAACACGCCGTCCACGCCGGAGACGTCGGAAACCACGCCGACCACGAGGACCACCCGCACGGGTATCTCGATTCCCGAGTGGCCGGGCGGCCCCGGCGACGACTTCGGGCCGACCGGCACGGAGGACGGCGGCTGA
- a CDS encoding PadR family transcriptional regulator, whose translation MLEFAILGLLHEAPMHGYVLRKRLHDTLGMFRTFSYGSLYPTLRRLQRSGFIEEADSDVGHDGEPVKGWGRRARTVYKLTAEGKEHFAKLLADAGPQTWEDEGFGVHLAFFSRTPADVRMRILEGRRRRVEERREGLRAALARAEEKIDRYTRELHRLGLESSEREVRWLNELIAHEQDEQRGLQR comes from the coding sequence GTGCTGGAGTTCGCCATCCTGGGGCTGCTGCACGAGGCACCGATGCACGGCTATGTGCTGCGCAAACGGCTGCACGACACGCTCGGCATGTTCCGCACGTTCTCGTACGGTTCGCTCTACCCGACCCTGCGCAGGCTGCAGCGGTCGGGTTTCATCGAAGAAGCCGACAGTGACGTCGGGCACGACGGGGAGCCCGTCAAGGGCTGGGGCCGGCGGGCCCGCACGGTGTACAAGCTCACAGCGGAGGGCAAGGAGCACTTCGCGAAGCTGCTCGCCGACGCCGGGCCGCAGACCTGGGAGGACGAGGGGTTCGGGGTCCACCTGGCCTTCTTCTCCCGGACACCGGCCGATGTCAGGATGCGGATCCTGGAGGGCAGGCGCCGGCGGGTCGAGGAACGCCGCGAAGGGCTGCGGGCCGCGCTCGCGCGGGCCGAGGAGAAGATCGACCGGTACACGCGTGAGCTGCACCGCCTGGGGCTGGAGAGCAGTGAGCGCGAGGTGCGCTGGCTGAACGAACTGATCGCGCACGAACAGGACGAGCAACGCGGCCTTCAACGCTGA
- a CDS encoding helix-turn-helix transcriptional regulator, translated as MDDLGTTERVLALLGLLQQRQVWTGPDLAARLGVTTRTVRRDIERLRALGYPVHAGQGVGGGYRLGAGQDLPPLLLDDEEAIATAVSLLAGAGGAVAGAGDAALRALTKLDRVLPTRLRHEVRALSGSVESFGGGRSPVDAAVLMTLARACRDEVEATFSYPSRDQVRRRVEPYRLVASDRRWYLLAYDLDRDDWRTFRVDRMTEVSARTWHFRPREAPDAVAYVQEGVTSRVYTHQARFLLHAPADTVRAQIPASAAAVHARGSGHCEVASGAANLDFVLLHVVLLGHDFEVLDPPDLRARCRELAERLRAAGA; from the coding sequence GTGGACGACCTGGGCACGACGGAGCGGGTGCTGGCACTGCTCGGCCTCCTGCAGCAGCGCCAGGTGTGGACCGGTCCCGACCTCGCCGCCCGCCTCGGTGTCACGACCCGTACGGTGCGGCGCGACATCGAGCGGCTGCGCGCGCTCGGCTACCCCGTGCACGCCGGCCAGGGCGTCGGCGGCGGCTACCGGCTGGGCGCGGGCCAGGACCTGCCGCCCCTGCTGCTCGACGACGAGGAGGCAATCGCGACAGCGGTCTCCCTGCTCGCGGGCGCGGGTGGCGCGGTCGCCGGTGCCGGTGACGCCGCGTTGCGCGCGCTCACCAAACTGGACCGCGTGCTGCCGACGCGGTTGCGGCACGAGGTGCGCGCCCTGTCCGGTTCGGTGGAGTCCTTCGGCGGCGGCCGCTCACCGGTCGACGCCGCGGTCCTGATGACACTGGCCAGGGCCTGCCGCGACGAGGTCGAGGCCACGTTTTCGTACCCGTCCCGCGACCAGGTGCGGCGCCGGGTCGAGCCGTACCGCCTGGTCGCCTCCGACCGGCGCTGGTACCTGCTGGCCTACGACCTCGACCGCGACGACTGGCGCACCTTCCGCGTCGACCGCATGACGGAGGTGTCCGCGCGGACCTGGCACTTCCGTCCACGCGAGGCCCCCGACGCGGTGGCGTACGTGCAGGAAGGGGTGACGAGCCGGGTCTACACGCACCAGGCCCGGTTCCTGCTGCACGCGCCCGCCGACACGGTGCGCGCGCAGATCCCGGCGTCGGCGGCCGCCGTGCACGCGCGGGGGAGCGGGCACTGCGAAGTGGCCAGCGGCGCCGCGAACCTCGACTTCGTGCTCCTGCACGTGGTCCTGCTCGGGCACGATTTCGAGGTGCTCGACCCGCCGGACCTGCGAGCACGGTGCCGCGAACTGGCCGAGCGGCTTCGGGCGGCGGGAGCTTAG
- a CDS encoding VOC family protein has protein sequence MSRDVQITFDAHDPAALSTFWRDALGYVHPGPPGVDLPEGADPLAAWDEFLARLGVPEDQRNTRSAVEDPDRRGPRLFFQQVPEDKIAKNHVHLDIRAAPGLQGEARMTALEAECDRLVALGAKRVQRYEAEPLSPGHIVMTDPEGNEFCLD, from the coding sequence ATGAGCCGCGACGTCCAGATCACCTTCGACGCACACGACCCGGCCGCGCTGTCCACGTTCTGGCGTGACGCGCTCGGCTACGTCCACCCCGGGCCGCCCGGCGTCGACCTGCCCGAGGGCGCCGACCCGCTGGCCGCGTGGGACGAGTTCCTCGCCCGACTCGGCGTGCCGGAGGACCAGCGCAACACGCGCTCCGCCGTCGAGGACCCGGACCGGCGGGGTCCGCGGCTGTTCTTCCAGCAGGTGCCGGAGGACAAGATCGCCAAGAACCACGTGCACCTGGACATCCGCGCGGCCCCCGGCCTCCAGGGCGAGGCCAGGATGACCGCGCTCGAAGCCGAATGCGACCGGCTGGTGGCTCTGGGCGCGAAGCGGGTCCAGCGCTACGAAGCCGAGCCGCTGAGCCCCGGTCACATCGTCATGACCGATCCCGAAGGCAACGAGTTCTGCCTCGACTGA
- the rplI gene encoding 50S ribosomal protein L9, whose protein sequence is MAKIILTTDVANLGGPGDIVEVRDGYARNFLLPRGYAIVASKGAEKNVQTIRRAQEGRRIRDLDHAREIKAALEGLGTVELTAKAAEGSKKLFGSVTTADIANAIKAAGGPLLDKRVLETDGHIKTVGKHAVNARLHPDVQAAVRLEVKAGQ, encoded by the coding sequence ATGGCGAAGATCATCCTCACCACTGACGTGGCCAACCTCGGTGGCCCCGGCGACATCGTCGAGGTCCGCGACGGGTACGCCCGCAACTTCCTGCTGCCCCGCGGCTACGCCATCGTGGCGTCCAAGGGTGCGGAGAAGAACGTGCAGACCATCCGCCGCGCGCAGGAGGGTCGCCGCATCCGCGACCTCGACCACGCCCGCGAGATCAAGGCCGCGCTGGAGGGCCTGGGCACCGTCGAGCTGACCGCGAAGGCGGCCGAGGGCTCGAAGAAGCTGTTCGGCTCGGTCACTACCGCCGACATCGCGAACGCGATCAAGGCGGCGGGCGGCCCGCTGCTCGACAAGCGCGTCCTCGAAACCGACGGTCACATCAAGACCGTCGGCAAGCACGCCGTCAACGCCCGCCTGCACCCCGACGTGCAGGCCGCGGTGCGCCTCGAGGTCAAGGCAGGCCAGTAG
- a CDS encoding DUF5318 family protein codes for MQNQRQVVDYALQRRALLAGVRSGRVGTRDVCDADPYLLRAAQFHGEPSQAPCPLCGKAELTNVSWVFGDQLKQVSGSARTPAELARLNNLVGEFNVHVVEVCRTCRWNHLVRSYVLGNGAPHRPSRRTAGQ; via the coding sequence GTGCAGAACCAGCGACAGGTCGTGGACTACGCCTTGCAGCGCCGTGCGCTGCTCGCCGGCGTCCGCTCCGGTCGCGTCGGCACGCGCGACGTCTGTGACGCCGACCCGTACCTGCTCCGAGCCGCACAGTTCCACGGTGAACCGAGCCAGGCGCCGTGCCCGCTGTGCGGGAAGGCCGAGCTGACGAACGTGTCCTGGGTGTTCGGGGACCAGCTCAAGCAGGTGTCCGGCTCGGCACGCACGCCGGCCGAACTGGCCCGTCTGAACAACCTCGTCGGGGAGTTCAACGTCCATGTAGTCGAGGTGTGCCGGACGTGCCGCTGGAACCACCTGGTGCGTTCGTACGTCTTGGGCAACGGAGCCCCGCACCGCCCGTCCCGGAGGACAGCCGGGCAGTGA
- a CDS encoding deoxyribonuclease IV encodes MQIGAHVRDDDPLTAAKERSADVVQFFLADPQGWKKPVPRPPKAEIEAAGVEVFIHSPYIVNVASLNNRIRIPSRKLVVQHAEAAREIGAKGLIVHGGHVRQGEDVAAGLANWRKLFERQAADGGFAVPVLIENTAGGDGAMAREMDLLARLWDEVAEFGAGFCLDTCHAFAAGWQLEDVVDRVRAITGRIDLVHLNNSRDEFGSARDRHANVVHGDGTIDPEALVNVAAAAKAPVVVETPADGQADDIAYLREKLG; translated from the coding sequence ATGCAGATCGGTGCGCACGTCCGCGACGACGACCCGCTCACGGCCGCGAAGGAGCGTTCGGCCGATGTGGTGCAGTTCTTCCTGGCCGACCCGCAGGGCTGGAAGAAGCCGGTGCCGCGGCCGCCGAAGGCGGAGATCGAGGCGGCCGGGGTCGAGGTGTTCATCCACTCGCCCTACATCGTCAACGTCGCCTCGCTGAACAACCGCATCCGGATCCCGTCGCGGAAGCTGGTCGTGCAGCACGCGGAGGCCGCGCGCGAGATCGGGGCGAAGGGCCTGATCGTGCACGGCGGGCACGTGCGCCAGGGCGAGGACGTCGCGGCGGGCCTGGCGAACTGGCGCAAGCTGTTCGAGCGGCAGGCGGCCGACGGCGGCTTCGCGGTGCCGGTCCTGATCGAGAACACCGCGGGCGGCGACGGCGCGATGGCGCGGGAGATGGACCTGCTGGCGCGGCTGTGGGACGAGGTCGCCGAGTTCGGCGCCGGGTTCTGCCTGGACACCTGCCACGCGTTCGCCGCGGGCTGGCAGCTGGAGGACGTGGTCGACAGGGTCAGGGCGATCACCGGCCGCATCGACCTGGTGCACCTGAACAACTCGCGCGACGAGTTCGGTTCGGCCCGTGACCGGCACGCGAACGTGGTGCACGGCGACGGCACGATCGATCCGGAGGCGCTGGTCAACGTCGCGGCGGCCGCGAAGGCGCCGGTAGTGGTCGAAACTCCCGCCGACGGTCAGGCCGACGACATCGCCTACCTGCGGGAGAAGCTCGGCTAA
- a CDS encoding DinB family protein, which translates to MDEFDLNRSLREQWEWHWNHQIRARLDGLTDDEYFWSPVPGAWNVRRRGTSTAPVQAGAGDFTIDYAFPTPEPAPFTTIAWRLGHVIVGVLALRNAAHFGAPATSYDDWEYAGDAATALGQLETQLGLWLAGVRELGDAGLRVPVGDKEPYPELTMADLVLHIHRELIHHLSEVSLLRDLHLHTNGATR; encoded by the coding sequence ATGGATGAATTCGACCTGAACCGGTCGCTGCGTGAGCAGTGGGAATGGCACTGGAACCACCAGATTCGCGCACGGCTCGACGGCCTCACCGACGACGAGTACTTCTGGTCGCCGGTCCCCGGCGCCTGGAACGTGCGGCGCCGCGGCACCTCGACGGCGCCGGTGCAGGCCGGCGCCGGGGACTTCACGATCGACTACGCCTTCCCCACACCCGAGCCCGCGCCCTTCACGACGATCGCGTGGCGGCTGGGTCACGTCATCGTCGGCGTGCTCGCCCTGCGCAACGCGGCACACTTCGGCGCACCGGCGACCTCGTACGACGACTGGGAGTACGCCGGTGACGCGGCCACCGCGCTCGGGCAGCTCGAGACCCAGCTCGGCCTCTGGCTGGCCGGGGTGCGTGAACTCGGCGACGCCGGGCTACGGGTACCGGTCGGCGACAAGGAGCCCTACCCGGAACTCACCATGGCCGACCTGGTGCTGCACATCCACCGCGAGCTGATCCACCACCTGTCCGAGGTCAGCCTGCTGCGCGACCTCCACCTGCACACGAACGGAGCCACCCGATGA